One Coffea eugenioides isolate CCC68of unplaced genomic scaffold, Ceug_1.0 ScVebR1_95;HRSCAF=445, whole genome shotgun sequence genomic window carries:
- the LOC113759163 gene encoding uncharacterized protein LOC113759163 — protein MRGTTQSSKATSEQSKVEGVKPKVPARVYSIEQRPVPDSVEVVEGERKLLGNLISLAIKGYNVILGMDWLVRYNAQLDCKRKVVKFHIPGEATLRLDVRGSLASSAMISGNRVRKLLSKEAQGFLAFLINTPSDKLKVEDVPVVGEYSDVFPDELVNLSPEREIEFEINLLPGTSPISKTPYRMAPAELKELKLQLQDLLERGFIRESGSP, from the exons ATGAGAGGGACTACGCAATCATCGAAGGCTACCTCGGAACAGTCGAAAGTGGAAGGAGTGAAACCTAAGGTGCCTGCTCGGGTGTATTCTATCGAGCAACGCCCTGTCCCTGATTCAGtggaggtggtggaag gagagagaaagttattggggaatttgataagtttgGCCATTAAGGGGTACAACGTGATATTGGGCATGGACTGGCTAGTTaggtataatgcccaactggactGTAAGAGGAAAGTAGTGAAATTTCATATTCCAGGGGAGGCGACTTTAAGGTTAGATGTGAGGGGTAGTCTAGCCTCATCTGCAATGATCTCGGGTAATCGGGTTAGGAAATTGCTGAGTAAAGAGGCGCAAGGGTTCCTGGCCTTTCTTATAAACACTCCTAGCGATAAGTTAAAAGTAGAAGATGTTCCAGTAGTGGGTGAATATTCGGATGTGTTTCCCGATGAATTAGTAAACCTATcgccggaaagagagatagaatttgaGATTAACCTGTTACCGGGGACTTCACCTATCTCTAAAACCCCATAccgaatggcacctgctgaactcAAGGAGTTGAAGTTGCAGTTGCAAGACCTTCTGGAGCGAGGGTTTATTCgtgagagtgggtctccttag